The Methanolacinia petrolearia DSM 11571 genome has a segment encoding these proteins:
- a CDS encoding HEPN domain-containing protein, translated as MWLNRIWWGKELSSLFYSIIVKIKEMSLRDIISASFVDREIEEAEYLFGKNHHRAAGALAGVALEQHLRTLCDKYQIDYGKKDTIEPLVQKLYKNNKLDSTQMKNIQHLASIRDKCDHPSEIKKEEVKELIERVKKIV; from the coding sequence ATGTGGCTTAATCGCATTTGGTGGGGAAAGGAACTCTCTTCTCTTTTCTATTCCATCATTGTAAAAATTAAAGAAATGAGTTTACGAGATATTATTTCTGCATCATTTGTGGATCGGGAGATTGAAGAAGCGGAATATTTATTCGGAAAAAATCATCATAGAGCAGCTGGAGCATTGGCAGGTGTTGCATTGGAACAACATCTTAGAACTCTTTGCGATAAATATCAAATTGACTATGGAAAAAAAGATACAATCGAACCTCTAGTTCAAAAATTATATAAAAATAATAAATTAGACAGCACTCAAATGAAAAATATCCAGCATTTAGCAAGTATTCGTGATAAATGCGATCATCCCTCTGAAATAAAAAAAGAAGAGGTGAAAGAATTAATTGAAAGAGTTAAGAAGATAGTTTAA
- a CDS encoding DUF2109 family protein, producing the protein MIAVAVTAVIAVYAVIRIIAEKETLRKFTYLNVMNFAIAATIPLLIADPLALIAAIAYFVGSTLESNAIASAYALRRDGK; encoded by the coding sequence ATGATCGCCGTCGCAGTAACAGCAGTGATCGCAGTCTATGCAGTGATCAGGATAATAGCCGAGAAGGAGACGCTCAGGAAGTTCACCTATCTCAATGTCATGAACTTCGCAATCGCCGCGACCATCCCTCTGCTGATCGCAGACCCGCTCGCATTGATCGCAGCGATCGCGTACTTCGTCGGCTCAACGCTCGAATCGAATGCCATCGCAAGTGCATATGCATTAAGGAGGGACGGGAAATGA
- a CDS encoding EhaD family protein has protein sequence MIWYLQLIFGLMAIGGATVAAIWKNPFDKLIAIGIIGAGIMPFLAEKGYLDVVILVSLIIPVSTIILLRIVRGDES, from the coding sequence ATGATCTGGTATCTCCAGCTAATCTTCGGGCTCATGGCAATCGGCGGTGCGACCGTCGCGGCAATATGGAAGAATCCCTTCGACAAACTGATCGCGATCGGTATAATCGGGGCCGGGATAATGCCGTTCCTCGCCGAAAAGGGATACCTTGACGTTGTCATACTTGTATCGCTGATAATCCCTGTCTCGACCATAATCCTGCTCCGCATCGTAAGGGGGGATGAATCATAG
- a CDS encoding EhaE family protein, producing MGGLSAAFPNPKTYVNRIINIEVASFGLLLVMLVYDETIALLTFIAVTAITTFVLVRVIERREAA from the coding sequence ATCGGCGGACTATCGGCTGCATTCCCTAACCCAAAGACCTACGTCAACCGGATAATCAATATCGAGGTCGCGTCCTTTGGGCTCCTGCTCGTAATGCTCGTATACGACGAGACGATCGCACTCCTGACCTTCATCGCCGTAACCGCGATAACAACCTTCGTGCTTGTCAGGGTCATAGAGAGGAGGGAGGCCGCATGA
- a CDS encoding DUF2106 family protein — protein sequence MTGIIRRISRTLQNHNNLVGVYAAVVIAVIAVGLLLQSPLTYDENQLYPKTIDNTSPLNPYDRGGAPFEKADVVSQYPENEPYLGFVTGYLTPVSLLISQLNMFMGTTIVSHPGGIIDEILYNTRGLDTIFETSILFVAFTIAMFLFNRRREE from the coding sequence ATGACCGGCATAATCAGGCGGATCTCGCGGACTCTCCAGAACCACAACAACCTTGTCGGCGTCTACGCCGCGGTCGTGATCGCGGTAATCGCCGTCGGGCTGCTGCTCCAGTCGCCGCTGACATACGACGAAAACCAGCTATACCCAAAGACCATCGACAATACCAGCCCACTGAACCCCTACGACAGGGGCGGAGCACCGTTCGAGAAGGCCGACGTCGTATCCCAGTATCCTGAAAACGAACCATATCTCGGGTTCGTAACCGGATACCTCACCCCGGTATCGCTCCTGATATCCCAGCTCAACATGTTCATGGGAACAACAATCGTATCGCACCCGGGTGGAATCATCGACGAGATCCTCTACAATACGAGAGGCCTCGATACGATATTCGAAACCAGCATCCTGTTTGTCGCGTTCACGATAGCCATGTTCCTGTTCAACAGGAGGAGGGAGGAATAA
- a CDS encoding EhaG family protein — protein sequence MFVYNLSSEYELALIITLVCVIIAFWAMVREKEDLHRLILTDLVEIMSLVIIALVATDLAEALILPGLVVGIAELLALSELYIEKENLRKDPENVLHIEVMDSAPGILAVIFVIYGIILSGFTGGAVAGLGLVFYFMCRGSSEKREIIETVSGYAWACWVVAFIVFMALPQYWFFGVIIAGAGIFAKVAAKMSVIGTMNGGDSDV from the coding sequence ATGTTCGTCTATAACCTCTCCTCCGAATACGAACTTGCGCTGATAATCACGCTCGTATGCGTAATAATCGCGTTTTGGGCGATGGTCCGGGAGAAGGAGGACCTGCACAGGCTTATTCTCACCGACCTCGTAGAGATCATGAGCCTCGTAATCATCGCACTCGTCGCGACCGATCTCGCCGAAGCCCTGATCCTTCCCGGCCTGGTCGTCGGGATCGCCGAACTCCTCGCACTCTCGGAGCTTTACATCGAAAAGGAAAACCTCAGGAAAGACCCGGAGAACGTGCTCCATATCGAGGTCATGGACTCCGCACCCGGCATACTTGCGGTCATATTCGTGATCTACGGCATCATACTCTCCGGGTTCACCGGCGGTGCCGTCGCAGGACTCGGGCTCGTCTTCTACTTCATGTGCAGGGGAAGCAGCGAGAAGAGGGAGATCATCGAGACCGTCAGCGGTTACGCCTGGGCCTGCTGGGTCGTGGCATTCATCGTATTCATGGCCCTGCCCCAGTACTGGTTCTTCGGCGTGATCATCGCAGGTGCGGGAATATTTGCAAAGGTTGCGGCCAAGATGTCAGTCATAGGAACCATGAACGGAGGCGATTCCGATGTATAA
- a CDS encoding membrane protein, with the protein MYNLPSPQIEGDALAHIPFGDIVYYISPYTLVLFIFALVFTCLAILSKPEKQVDIAFGGDAFYTKVIPEKQVRFQRFMAISCGLAAMAGVTTGDIFNFTLLTAMVGICNIGIVASVKNKHVLDNAYEYGILAMIATLPLFGGAAIILATTGTLSMWELFTAAVTVPVIAKGLLVIGVIGEGMAPVYVAKAEITRAPGAPYVLMIHVSSLLMFLRVIEIIISM; encoded by the coding sequence ATGTATAACCTCCCGTCGCCGCAGATCGAAGGCGACGCCCTCGCCCACATCCCGTTCGGCGATATCGTATACTACATCAGCCCGTATACTCTCGTGCTGTTCATATTCGCACTTGTGTTCACGTGCCTCGCGATCCTCTCGAAGCCCGAGAAGCAGGTCGACATCGCGTTCGGCGGGGATGCGTTCTACACGAAAGTCATCCCCGAGAAGCAGGTGCGGTTCCAGAGGTTCATGGCGATCTCCTGCGGGCTTGCGGCGATGGCCGGCGTTACGACCGGCGACATATTCAACTTCACCCTGCTCACTGCGATGGTCGGCATATGCAACATCGGAATCGTTGCGTCGGTGAAGAACAAACATGTCCTCGACAACGCCTATGAGTACGGGATACTTGCGATGATCGCAACGCTTCCGCTATTCGGCGGTGCGGCGATCATCCTCGCCACGACCGGAACGCTCAGCATGTGGGAGCTTTTCACAGCAGCCGTCACGGTTCCGGTGATCGCGAAGGGACTGCTCGTGATAGGTGTAATCGGCGAGGGAATGGCGCCTGTATATGTAGCGAAGGCTGAAATAACGAGAGCACCCGGAGCGCCCTACGTGCTTATGATCCACGTAAGCTCGCTCCTGATGTTCCTGAGGGTAATCGAGATTATAATATCGATGTGA
- a CDS encoding respiratory chain complex I subunit 1 family protein, translated as MIWFLLYLLLAVFIGLLYHGIHRKVIARIQTRPGPPIWQEFLHLLKFSFKQTWIPKTASQLMFVAIIVVVIAIWVGGLYVLLTGGSLMILFAIFLLHKITEHGLGLSSGSPYGKFGAIRSVISAASEIPLFATVGAIYMITGSLMISDITAYEAANGPLIIPAFPMAIAMYVIVLSKLPYNPFGIIEAKEIVSGNKTEHFGVWRAGLETGFSIKTFVLLATFVTIFIGALPLWLMLIAMLVLMLTMSFICALTPMLSPYDAVTIQALIIAFVVIYVVITGVIL; from the coding sequence ATGATTTGGTTTCTGCTATACCTGCTGCTCGCCGTTTTCATCGGCCTGCTCTATCACGGAATTCACCGGAAGGTCATCGCGAGGATACAGACGAGGCCCGGCCCGCCGATCTGGCAGGAGTTTTTGCACCTGCTGAAGTTCTCCTTCAAGCAGACCTGGATACCTAAGACCGCGTCGCAGCTGATGTTCGTCGCTATAATCGTGGTCGTGATCGCGATCTGGGTCGGCGGACTCTATGTCCTGCTCACCGGCGGAAGCCTGATGATCCTCTTCGCTATATTCCTGCTCCACAAGATAACCGAACACGGCCTCGGACTCTCATCCGGATCGCCCTACGGTAAGTTCGGTGCGATAAGATCGGTCATATCCGCGGCATCCGAGATCCCGCTCTTCGCGACGGTCGGTGCGATATACATGATCACGGGCTCGCTGATGATCTCGGACATCACAGCCTATGAAGCCGCGAACGGTCCGCTGATCATTCCGGCGTTCCCGATGGCGATCGCGATGTACGTGATCGTGCTCTCGAAGCTCCCCTACAACCCGTTCGGGATAATCGAGGCGAAGGAGATCGTAAGCGGGAACAAGACCGAGCACTTCGGTGTTTGGAGAGCGGGGCTGGAGACCGGATTTTCGATAAAGACCTTCGTCCTTCTCGCGACTTTCGTTACGATCTTCATCGGCGCCCTCCCGCTGTGGCTCATGCTGATTGCCATGCTCGTCCTTATGCTGACGATGTCGTTCATCTGCGCACTGACGCCGATGCTCTCCCCGTACGACGCTGTGACTATACAGGCATTAATAATCGCGTTTGTCGTAATCTATGTAGTGATTACAGGGGTGATCCTATGA
- a CDS encoding DUF1959 family protein, protein MTDFIYEKDLTNMKLKILSSPFHTRMVDELSKKYGISRSALMKTMIENLDMSLLENLPARYNAWKSDVNDSELDREIGAMLFVNYIPLLSEGDAESVLDKAKTEMDSGVTREAAVSNGIKEMSGMIRR, encoded by the coding sequence ATGACCGATTTCATCTACGAAAAGGACCTTACGAATATGAAGCTGAAGATACTATCAAGTCCTTTTCATACGAGGATGGTCGACGAACTCTCGAAGAAGTATGGCATAAGCAGGTCGGCACTGATGAAGACTATGATTGAGAACCTCGACATGTCCCTTCTCGAAAATCTTCCGGCAAGATACAACGCGTGGAAGTCGGATGTGAACGACTCGGAACTCGACAGGGAGATTGGTGCGATGCTCTTCGTGAATTATATTCCCCTGCTTAGCGAAGGGGACGCCGAGTCTGTGCTTGACAAGGCGAAGACGGAAATGGATTCGGGAGTGACCCGTGAAGCGGCGGTCTCGAACGGAATAAAGGAGATGTCGGGGATGATCCGGCGATGA
- a CDS encoding NADH-quinone oxidoreductase subunit B family protein, translating into MSIIQKLKNKVRSKSIHVSYVNVGSCNGCDIEILACLSPRYDLEQYGIYVHNNPREADVLLITGALCEQWDDKLVSLWEKIPEPKAAITIGNCPVSGCVFNRRGSYVNPPVSKHIPIAASIPGCPPRPSEIVSTILSIAPEVFKDFEEKGKKEKRKEKKK; encoded by the coding sequence ATGAGTATAATACAGAAACTGAAGAACAAGGTCCGTTCCAAATCAATACACGTAAGCTACGTCAACGTCGGTTCGTGCAACGGCTGCGACATCGAGATCCTCGCCTGCCTCTCGCCGAGGTACGACCTCGAACAATACGGGATCTATGTCCACAACAACCCGCGTGAGGCGGATGTCCTCCTGATCACAGGTGCTCTGTGCGAACAGTGGGACGACAAGCTCGTCAGCCTCTGGGAGAAGATCCCCGAGCCTAAGGCGGCGATAACGATAGGAAACTGCCCGGTATCGGGCTGTGTCTTCAACAGGCGGGGGAGCTACGTGAACCCGCCGGTATCGAAGCATATCCCGATTGCCGCATCGATTCCCGGCTGTCCCCCGCGGCCGTCGGAGATCGTGAGCACGATCCTCAGCATTGCCCCTGAGGTATTCAAAGACTTCGAGGAGAAGGGGAAGAAGGAAAAAAGGAAGGAGAAGAAGAAATGA
- a CDS encoding hydrogenase large subunit — protein sequence MKKIVDVSLPIGPVHPVFKEPARIKCETMGERVLSAEVELGYVKKGIEKIMCGRPWQEVMFLAERICGICSVIHNMVFIETVERVSAIEPSPRAAYLRVIANELDRMQSHILANYSYCYTIEHETLAMYLLNIRETVMDQIELLTGARVTCAYIIPGGVRFDFRPEEVAKLRAALLKIESDVKRFQGMFANGRMISLRSKSVGILTPEEARIAHAVGPTARASGLRIDERLNHPTYKLLDFEPIVRDECDNYARVMIRFQEVMQSIAIIRRCLDELPGGLIRNGGEVGAGSFVWKGEAPRGELTYDLKTDEFGRIIEIAIMTPSIMNIEACGHYMLKGIDSAADITATFISSDPCIACNER from the coding sequence ATGAAGAAGATCGTCGATGTATCGCTTCCTATAGGTCCGGTCCACCCGGTATTCAAGGAGCCCGCCCGTATAAAATGCGAGACGATGGGTGAGAGAGTCCTCTCCGCCGAGGTCGAACTCGGCTATGTCAAGAAGGGCATAGAGAAGATCATGTGCGGCCGCCCCTGGCAGGAGGTCATGTTCCTCGCCGAAAGGATCTGCGGGATCTGCTCGGTTATTCACAATATGGTCTTCATCGAAACCGTCGAGAGAGTCTCGGCGATCGAACCCTCCCCAAGAGCGGCATACCTGCGGGTCATCGCCAACGAGCTCGACAGGATGCAGTCGCACATCCTTGCGAACTACTCATACTGTTATACGATAGAGCACGAGACCCTCGCGATGTATCTCCTCAATATCCGTGAGACCGTCATGGACCAGATCGAGCTTCTCACAGGGGCGAGGGTGACCTGCGCCTACATCATCCCCGGCGGGGTGAGGTTTGACTTCAGGCCGGAAGAAGTGGCGAAACTGAGAGCCGCACTCCTGAAGATTGAATCGGACGTCAAAAGATTCCAGGGAATGTTTGCGAACGGGCGGATGATCTCGCTCCGGAGTAAAAGCGTCGGAATTCTCACTCCCGAGGAGGCGAGGATCGCCCATGCGGTCGGACCGACTGCAAGGGCGAGTGGCCTTCGGATCGACGAGAGGCTCAATCACCCGACATACAAACTGCTTGATTTCGAGCCGATCGTCCGCGACGAGTGCGACAACTATGCACGGGTAATGATCCGTTTCCAGGAGGTCATGCAGAGCATCGCGATAATCAGGAGATGCCTCGACGAACTTCCGGGCGGCCTGATCCGGAACGGCGGCGAAGTCGGTGCAGGCTCGTTCGTGTGGAAAGGCGAAGCACCGAGAGGAGAGCTCACTTACGATCTCAAGACCGACGAATTCGGGCGGATCATCGAGATCGCGATAATGACCCCTTCGATCATGAACATCGAGGCGTGCGGGCATTACATGCTTAAGGGAATCGATTCTGCGGCCGATATCACGGCGACTTTCATAAGTTCGGACCCGTGCATCGCGTGCAACGAGAGGTGA
- a CDS encoding 4Fe-4S binding protein, whose protein sequence is MSSSIIYYLKEFCRPEWWRKFLFAKTPPLVTPAHFRGYPELTGNECSHELRCMMICPSPGAIEVLKGDDGKWAPVIYKGHCIRCGLCVEACPDNVLKSGDILERNEDDKTYFLATYHLHVDNAKCMRCGNCAVACPVNKEEDPRLGSTGTSSNDDVIMRVKEGNLTFLHPEKCTGCKTCEETCPNGAITVARVVEGAQDEE, encoded by the coding sequence TTGTCTTCGTCCATTATATATTACCTAAAGGAGTTCTGCCGGCCCGAATGGTGGAGGAAGTTCCTCTTCGCAAAGACGCCTCCACTGGTAACACCGGCCCATTTCAGGGGCTATCCCGAGCTCACGGGAAACGAGTGCTCTCATGAATTAAGATGCATGATGATCTGCCCTTCGCCTGGTGCGATAGAAGTCCTGAAGGGCGATGACGGCAAGTGGGCGCCTGTGATATACAAGGGTCACTGCATCCGTTGCGGGCTCTGTGTCGAGGCCTGCCCTGATAATGTTTTAAAGAGCGGTGATATCCTTGAAAGAAACGAGGACGATAAGACATATTTCCTTGCCACATATCACCTGCACGTGGACAATGCGAAATGCATGCGTTGCGGAAACTGTGCGGTCGCCTGCCCGGTGAACAAGGAAGAGGACCCCCGGCTCGGCTCGACGGGAACGTCTTCCAACGACGATGTAATAATGCGGGTAAAGGAAGGAAACCTGACGTTCCTTCATCCCGAAAAATGCACCGGCTGCAAGACCTGCGAGGAGACCTGCCCCAACGGTGCGATAACGGTTGCAAGAGTCGTGGAAGGAGCCCAGGATGAAGAGTGA
- a CDS encoding Sjogren's syndrome/scleroderma autoantigen 1 family protein produces the protein MVKHKCGYEEDMRCKRCGTPLIENKGGLYCPHCGRQVTVICPGCGKPWL, from the coding sequence ATGGTAAAGCACAAATGCGGTTATGAAGAGGACATGCGCTGTAAAAGATGCGGGACTCCCCTGATTGAAAACAAAGGCGGGCTGTATTGTCCGCACTGCGGGAGGCAGGTAACTGTTATCTGCCCCGGCTGCGGAAAGCCCTGGCTATAA
- a CDS encoding DUF1922 domain-containing protein, with amino-acid sequence MYLIIRCPGCLSFTYVDKYQKWKLCPVCSETINPGKVQVYLDVETPSEAEIITRQLQKYLKEKRKKDLDEEEIQQIREEYAGWVRSHPPV; translated from the coding sequence GTGTATCTTATCATCCGCTGTCCCGGCTGCCTGTCCTTCACTTATGTGGATAAATACCAGAAGTGGAAGCTATGCCCGGTCTGCAGCGAGACGATAAATCCCGGAAAAGTCCAGGTATACCTTGATGTAGAAACTCCCTCGGAAGCCGAAATCATCACCCGGCAGCTCCAGAAATACCTGAAGGAAAAGAGGAAAAAAGATCTCGACGAGGAGGAGATACAGCAGATCAGGGAAGAATATGCAGGCTGGGTCCGCAGTCACCCGCCCGTATGA
- a CDS encoding sensor histidine kinase — MITNINEREEELALYDSLPVGICVINPEFQVLFWNRCLENWSGIKKDRIKGTDLRDKCEKLNNKHFQKRFELIFNGGPPDSFSSQLHKYLIPSKLHNGNMRIQHTTVVASKTDSPGKYNAIIICEDVSNLINEVQAFRHMKDTAIMELNERIKAENTLKIVNNKLNLMNSITRHDILNQLTVAIMSLNLLGIEDLIPADSKEYKSFKRIESALENIKQQINFTKDYQDMGVESPGWYDIGRIVERTGRAAFRDLAVTNELTGYEIYADPLFEKVIYTLFDNAVRHGKKVTGIYFSASEDNEGNLNIICKDNGIGIPEAEKEKIFDRGYGKNTGLGLFLSREILSITGISITEDGVYGEGARFLITVQKEMYRTAESL, encoded by the coding sequence ATGATCACAAATATCAACGAGAGGGAAGAAGAGCTGGCACTATATGATTCCCTCCCGGTAGGCATCTGCGTTATCAACCCTGAATTTCAGGTCCTTTTCTGGAACAGGTGCCTCGAAAACTGGTCGGGAATTAAAAAAGACAGAATAAAAGGAACGGATCTCAGGGATAAATGTGAGAAATTAAACAATAAGCATTTTCAAAAAAGATTCGAACTCATATTCAACGGCGGTCCGCCGGATAGTTTCTCTTCGCAGCTCCATAAATACCTGATTCCGTCCAAACTCCATAACGGGAACATGCGTATCCAGCACACCACGGTAGTTGCATCAAAGACGGATAGTCCGGGAAAATATAATGCAATCATAATCTGCGAGGATGTTTCAAATCTCATAAACGAAGTCCAGGCATTTCGCCATATGAAAGATACGGCGATAATGGAACTCAACGAGCGTATAAAAGCGGAAAATACCCTCAAGATCGTAAACAACAAACTAAATCTTATGAACAGCATTACCCGCCACGATATTCTTAACCAGCTGACGGTTGCTATAATGTCCCTGAACCTGCTGGGGATTGAAGACCTAATCCCTGCCGATTCAAAGGAGTATAAATCATTTAAAAGAATTGAAAGCGCTCTTGAGAACATTAAGCAGCAGATCAATTTTACAAAAGATTACCAGGATATGGGAGTTGAATCGCCCGGATGGTACGATATCGGCAGAATCGTCGAAAGAACAGGCAGGGCGGCCTTCAGGGATCTTGCGGTTACAAATGAACTCACCGGCTATGAGATCTATGCAGACCCGCTCTTTGAAAAGGTAATCTACACCTTGTTCGACAATGCCGTAAGGCACGGGAAAAAAGTAACAGGGATTTATTTTTCAGCATCTGAAGATAACGAAGGTAATCTGAACATTATCTGCAAAGACAACGGAATAGGGATTCCTGAAGCAGAAAAAGAAAAGATCTTCGACAGGGGTTATGGAAAAAATACCGGTCTCGGCCTGTTCCTTTCGCGTGAGATATTGTCCATCACCGGAATATCGATCACAGAAGACGGTGTGTACGGGGAAGGAGCCCGTTTTCTGATAACGGTTCAAAAGGAAATGTACAGGACAGCCGAATCGCTCTGA
- a CDS encoding chemotaxis protein CheC, with translation MEVEINMNVSPEDFDALTEIMNIGVGKAASLLNEITASHIRLSVPQVQIININDIGSQDLVPENEICAQVRLDFSGPFSGTSVLVFPSGSAAALVMAITDEKPDTPELDSIRAETLKEVGNLFINGVMGSIGNFLREHISYSLPDYYEDKIEVLKDFKETTNNENVLLTTTNFYVENINVTGIIFLMLEIESLNLLLKKIETISAEESSGL, from the coding sequence TTGGAAGTAGAGATTAATATGAATGTCAGCCCTGAAGACTTCGACGCACTCACCGAGATTATGAATATAGGGGTAGGAAAAGCGGCATCTCTTCTCAATGAAATAACCGCATCTCATATCCGGCTCAGTGTACCGCAGGTTCAAATTATAAACATCAACGATATCGGCAGCCAGGATCTGGTTCCCGAAAACGAAATATGCGCACAGGTACGGCTTGATTTCAGCGGACCGTTCTCAGGCACATCAGTACTCGTTTTCCCCTCGGGCAGTGCTGCAGCCTTGGTGATGGCTATCACCGATGAAAAACCGGACACCCCTGAACTTGATTCAATAAGAGCAGAGACGCTGAAGGAAGTAGGAAATCTGTTTATCAACGGGGTTATGGGATCAATCGGCAATTTCCTCAGGGAACATATAAGTTACTCGCTTCCCGACTATTACGAGGATAAAATCGAAGTTCTCAAAGATTTTAAAGAGACCACAAATAATGAAAACGTTCTCCTCACAACGACCAATTTTTATGTCGAAAATATTAATGTCACAGGAATAATTTTTCTGATGCTTGAAATCGAATCACTCAATCTGCTCCTGAAAAAAATTGAAACCATATCCGCTGAAGAGAGCTCCGGCTTATGA
- a CDS encoding response regulator transcription factor — MALILIVDDSQFQRTTISSILKKSGHEVIPAKGGVEGIELAIEKKPDLIILDLLMPEFDGFEVLKELKRKSVDIPVLIASADIQDTSHDLCMELGAADFINKPINHDKLTTAINRILGSRD, encoded by the coding sequence ATGGCATTAATATTAATCGTTGACGATTCACAATTCCAGAGAACGACGATATCCTCAATCCTGAAAAAATCCGGACATGAAGTAATCCCTGCAAAAGGAGGAGTCGAAGGAATCGAGCTGGCAATAGAAAAGAAACCTGATCTGATAATTCTTGATCTCCTTATGCCTGAATTCGACGGATTCGAAGTATTGAAGGAACTAAAAAGAAAGTCTGTCGACATACCGGTTCTAATCGCTTCGGCGGACATCCAGGACACTTCACACGATCTCTGCATGGAACTGGGTGCCGCGGACTTCATCAACAAACCGATAAATCACGACAAGCTAACCACTGCAATAAACAGGATACTTGGAAGTAGAGATTAA